A region of Sphingomonas crusticola DNA encodes the following proteins:
- a CDS encoding L,D-transpeptidase family protein: MVADGTAGLLHVEGQSIPCSIGKSGLVAAAAKREGDGASPIGLWPIRGLLLRPDRVALPAGLRLPWRWLRPDDGWSDGVSDPAYNRPVRHPHPFSAERLWREDGLYDVIVVLGHNDAPPVPAAGSAIFWHCWRDGAPTEGCVAVARAELLKLLPALAPGDALEIR; the protein is encoded by the coding sequence CTGGTAGCCGACGGCACGGCCGGGCTTCTGCATGTCGAAGGGCAGTCCATCCCATGCAGTATCGGCAAAAGCGGCCTGGTGGCGGCGGCAGCCAAGCGCGAAGGTGACGGCGCCAGCCCTATCGGGCTCTGGCCGATCCGGGGCCTATTGCTGCGACCCGACCGGGTAGCTCTGCCCGCTGGGTTGCGTCTGCCGTGGCGCTGGTTGCGGCCCGACGACGGCTGGTCCGACGGGGTTTCCGACCCGGCCTACAATCGGCCGGTGCGTCACCCCCATCCTTTCTCGGCCGAGCGGCTGTGGCGCGAGGACGGGCTCTACGACGTCATCGTCGTGCTGGGTCATAACGACGCGCCGCCGGTTCCCGCTGCGGGCAGCGCGATCTTCTGGCATTGCTGGCGCGACGGTGCGCCAACCGAAGGCTGTGTCGCGGTTGCGCGCGCCGAGCTGCTGAAGTTGCTGCCGGCGCTGGCGCCGGGTGATGCGCTCGAGATCCGCTAG
- a CDS encoding YggS family pyridoxal phosphate-dependent enzyme codes for MLPTDTPATRLAAVREKLARAAALAGRGSGAIELIAISKTHGVEEITPLIEAGQRSFGENRVQEAQGKWPALKAAHPDVRLHLVGQLQSNKADDAVALFDAIHALDRPSLANALARAMEKANRTPTLFVQVNIGGEEQKGGCAIGDLPALLAHCRALGLNIAGLMCVPPAGTEAAPYFALLAKLARDHGLSQLSMGMSGDYETAAMLGATCVRVGTALFGART; via the coding sequence ATGCTCCCGACCGATACTCCCGCCACGCGCCTTGCCGCGGTTCGCGAAAAACTGGCGCGCGCCGCCGCTTTGGCCGGGCGCGGGTCAGGCGCGATCGAACTGATCGCAATTTCGAAGACACACGGCGTGGAAGAGATCACACCGCTGATCGAGGCCGGCCAGCGCAGCTTCGGCGAGAATCGCGTGCAGGAAGCGCAGGGTAAATGGCCCGCGCTCAAGGCGGCCCACCCCGATGTCCGCCTTCATCTCGTTGGCCAGCTTCAGTCGAACAAGGCGGATGACGCCGTCGCCCTGTTCGACGCGATCCACGCGCTCGACCGGCCGAGCCTCGCCAATGCGTTGGCCAGGGCGATGGAAAAGGCGAACCGCACCCCCACCCTGTTCGTCCAGGTCAATATCGGCGGCGAGGAGCAGAAGGGCGGCTGCGCGATCGGTGACCTGCCCGCGCTGCTGGCGCATTGCCGCGCGCTCGGTTTAAATATTGCCGGGTTGATGTGCGTCCCGCCGGCCGGCACCGAAGCCGCACCCTATTTTGCGTTGCTGGCCAAATTGGCGCGCGACCATGGCCTGAGCCAGCTCAGCATGGGTATGTCCGGAGATTATGAAACGGCAGCGATGCTGGGTGCGACCTGCGTCCGCGTCGGCACGGCCCTGTTCGGCGCCCGCACCTAA
- a CDS encoding thiamine phosphate synthase, whose protein sequence is MRSRQPLPRLWLMTDERMGEGLWEALGRLPRGSGVIFRHYGAGERRALFERVRKIVRKRHLVLILAGTPREAAAWRADGAHGRSRHLRASRPLMRTAPAHDPREVAAARAHATLLSPVFATRSHPAAKGLGAVRFGLWARGARVPVIALGGMNGHAFRRLAQLGAYGWAGIDAFMMSNRLSPDQNLKVVPR, encoded by the coding sequence ATGCGCTCCCGCCAGCCTCTCCCGCGCCTGTGGCTGATGACCGACGAACGTATGGGCGAAGGCCTGTGGGAAGCGCTTGGTCGACTGCCGCGCGGGAGCGGCGTGATCTTTCGCCATTATGGCGCGGGTGAACGCAGGGCATTGTTCGAGCGCGTGCGCAAGATCGTGCGAAAACGGCATCTGGTCCTGATCCTGGCCGGAACCCCGCGCGAAGCAGCGGCGTGGCGCGCGGACGGGGCACATGGGAGATCGCGGCATTTGCGTGCGTCCCGGCCGCTTATGCGCACCGCACCCGCGCATGACCCGCGCGAAGTGGCAGCGGCGCGCGCGCATGCGACCTTGTTGTCGCCCGTGTTCGCAACCCGCTCACATCCCGCCGCGAAGGGGCTGGGCGCCGTACGGTTCGGATTATGGGCGAGGGGGGCGCGCGTGCCGGTAATCGCGCTCGGCGGGATGAACGGTCACGCCTTCCGCAGGCTGGCGCAATTAGGGGCTTATGGCTGGGCCGGTATCGACGCGTTCATGATGTCAAACCGGCTTTCGCCGGATCAGAATTTGAAGGTCGTGCCGAGATAG
- a CDS encoding DUF3576 domain-containing protein, giving the protein MIPSSRPLIGLLMIASLAGAADARKKPKQPQMAPVNVTTIGVNAYLWRAALETLSFMAIAQTDSNGGVIVTDWYLNPAVPTERMKVSVSILDAALRADVVRVATARQVYQNGQWVDAAVQAATNAKLEEIILQKARDLRRNAAANG; this is encoded by the coding sequence ATGATCCCTTCCTCCCGCCCCCTGATCGGCCTTCTGATGATCGCCAGCCTCGCCGGCGCGGCCGATGCCCGCAAGAAGCCGAAACAGCCACAGATGGCGCCGGTCAATGTCACCACCATTGGCGTCAACGCCTATCTCTGGCGGGCCGCGCTCGAGACGCTGTCGTTCATGGCGATCGCGCAAACCGACAGCAACGGCGGCGTGATTGTTACGGATTGGTACCTGAATCCGGCGGTGCCGACCGAGCGAATGAAGGTTTCGGTCTCGATCCTCGATGCCGCATTGCGCGCCGACGTGGTCCGCGTCGCCACCGCGCGCCAGGTGTACCAGAATGGCCAGTGGGTCGACGCGGCGGTCCAGGCGGCGACTAACGCCAAGCTTGAGGAGATCATTCTCCAGAAGGCGCGCGACCTGAGACGCAACGCCGCCGCGAACGGCTGA
- the leuS gene encoding leucine--tRNA ligase, giving the protein MSERFEPRDSDARWQREWETRGTFHADDASPKPKSYVLEMFPYPSGRIHMGHVRNYTMGDVLARYRRMRGMEVLHPMGWDAFGMPAENAAMEKNVHPGAWTRANIEAMKAQLKRLGFALDWSRELATCEPDYYGQEQALFLDLYAAGLVYRKESAVNWDPVDMTVLANEQVIDGRGWRSGALVERRKLSQWFLKITDFADELLDGLDSLEHWPDKVKLMQANWIGRSRGLRFKFELDGGPLPQVEVFTTRPDTIFGASFVAVSIDHPLAQALKDSTPGLNEFIDDCRHTGTAAAEIETAEKKGFDTGLSAAHPLDPAWKLPVFVANFVLMEYGTGAVFGVPAHDQRDLDFARKYMLPVTRVVAKSADHANDPIADEADTDPGVIVNSRFLDGLGSEEAKSAIVARAESEGWGVGTTVYRLRDWGVSRQRYWGTPIPIVHCEGCGPVAVPKDQLPVVLPEDVSFDIPGNPLDRHATWKHVDCPNCGKPARRETDTLDTFVDSSWYFIRFASQPKDQPFDRAVAEQWLPVGQYIGGVEHAILHLLYARFWTRALKHIGRLDIAEPFTGLFTQGMVTHETYYTTIEDGVGERVVWFSPEEIDRRENAVFLKDGGPEIKIGRVEKMSKSKKNTVDPAPILDHYGADAVRWFMLSDSPPERDLPWSVSGIEGCARFVQRLWRATAVGGGAGEDAALTRKLHQAIAGVAADVESLSFNKAVAKLYELVGAIEKAKPSAARDDAARALIRLTAPMVPHFAEEAWARIGGDGLVADAPWPEVDPAMLVEDEVTVAIQVNGKLRDTLTVAKGLERGAMEDTALASPKVQAFLAGAAPKKVIVVPDRLVNIVA; this is encoded by the coding sequence GTGAGTGAGCGGTTCGAACCCCGCGACAGCGACGCACGCTGGCAGCGGGAGTGGGAGACGCGCGGCACCTTCCACGCCGACGACGCGTCCCCCAAGCCAAAAAGCTACGTGCTGGAGATGTTCCCCTATCCGTCGGGGCGCATCCACATGGGGCATGTGCGCAATTACACGATGGGCGACGTGCTCGCGCGCTATCGCCGGATGCGCGGTATGGAAGTGCTGCATCCGATGGGGTGGGACGCGTTCGGCATGCCCGCCGAGAATGCGGCGATGGAGAAGAACGTCCATCCCGGCGCCTGGACGCGTGCCAATATCGAGGCGATGAAGGCGCAGCTGAAACGGCTCGGCTTCGCGCTCGACTGGAGCCGTGAACTGGCCACCTGCGAGCCGGATTATTACGGGCAGGAACAGGCGCTGTTCCTTGACCTGTATGCGGCGGGCCTGGTCTATCGCAAGGAAAGCGCGGTCAATTGGGATCCGGTCGATATGACCGTGCTCGCCAACGAGCAGGTCATTGACGGGCGTGGCTGGCGCTCGGGTGCATTGGTCGAGCGGCGCAAGCTCAGCCAGTGGTTCCTCAAGATTACGGACTTTGCCGACGAACTGCTCGATGGGCTGGATAGCCTGGAGCATTGGCCCGACAAGGTGAAGCTGATGCAGGCCAATTGGATCGGCCGATCCAGGGGGCTGCGCTTCAAGTTCGAACTGGACGGCGGTCCATTGCCACAGGTCGAGGTGTTCACCACCCGGCCCGACACCATCTTCGGTGCGTCCTTTGTCGCGGTGTCGATCGATCATCCGCTGGCGCAGGCGCTGAAGGACAGCACCCCCGGCCTCAACGAATTCATCGACGATTGCCGTCATACCGGCACCGCCGCCGCCGAGATCGAGACCGCCGAGAAGAAGGGCTTCGACACCGGCTTGAGCGCGGCACATCCGCTCGACCCGGCGTGGAAGCTGCCGGTGTTCGTGGCGAACTTCGTGCTGATGGAATATGGCACCGGCGCAGTGTTCGGCGTGCCCGCGCACGATCAGCGCGACCTCGATTTCGCGCGCAAATATATGCTGCCGGTGACGCGCGTCGTGGCGAAGTCGGCGGATCATGCCAATGATCCAATTGCCGACGAGGCGGACACCGATCCCGGCGTGATCGTGAATTCGCGCTTCCTCGACGGTCTAGGCTCGGAAGAGGCCAAGAGCGCGATCGTCGCGCGTGCCGAAAGCGAGGGCTGGGGCGTCGGCACGACCGTCTATCGCCTGCGCGACTGGGGCGTCAGCCGCCAGCGTTATTGGGGCACACCCATCCCGATCGTCCATTGCGAAGGCTGCGGCCCGGTCGCGGTGCCGAAGGATCAGTTGCCGGTCGTGCTGCCGGAGGATGTCAGCTTCGACATTCCGGGCAATCCGCTCGACCGCCACGCGACCTGGAAGCATGTCGACTGCCCGAACTGCGGCAAGCCGGCGCGGCGCGAGACCGACACCCTCGATACTTTCGTCGATTCCAGCTGGTATTTCATCCGCTTCGCCAGCCAGCCCAAGGACCAGCCGTTCGACCGCGCGGTGGCCGAACAATGGCTGCCGGTCGGCCAATATATTGGCGGCGTCGAGCATGCGATCCTGCATCTGCTCTATGCCCGCTTCTGGACGCGCGCGCTCAAACATATCGGCCGGCTCGACATTGCTGAGCCGTTCACCGGCCTGTTCACGCAGGGTATGGTAACGCACGAAACCTATTATACGACTATCGAAGACGGCGTTGGGGAACGGGTTGTTTGGTTCAGCCCCGAAGAAATCGACCGGCGAGAAAACGCAGTCTTCCTCAAGGATGGCGGACCGGAGATCAAGATCGGCCGCGTCGAGAAGATGTCGAAGTCGAAGAAGAACACCGTCGATCCGGCGCCGATTCTCGATCATTATGGCGCCGACGCGGTGCGCTGGTTCATGCTGTCGGACAGCCCGCCCGAGCGCGACTTGCCGTGGAGCGTGTCGGGCATTGAAGGCTGCGCGCGCTTCGTCCAGCGGCTGTGGCGCGCGACGGCTGTGGGGGGCGGTGCGGGCGAAGATGCCGCGCTGACCCGCAAGCTCCATCAGGCGATCGCAGGCGTTGCTGCCGACGTAGAATCGCTCTCGTTCAACAAGGCGGTGGCCAAGCTTTACGAACTGGTGGGCGCGATCGAGAAGGCCAAGCCCTCGGCCGCGCGCGACGATGCCGCGCGGGCGCTGATCCGGCTCACGGCGCCGATGGTGCCGCATTTCGCGGAGGAAGCGTGGGCGCGAATCGGCGGCGACGGGTTGGTGGCGGATGCGCCATGGCCGGAGGTCGATCCGGCGATGCTGGTCGAGGACGAGGTTACGGTCGCGATCCAGGTCAACGGCAAGCTGCGCGACACGCTCACCGTTGCCAAGGGCCTGGAAAGAGGCGCGATGGAGGACACAGCGCTGGCTTCGCCCAAGGTCCAGGCGTTCCTCGCCGGGGCGGCGCCGAAGAAAGTGATTGTCGTGCCCGACCGGCTGGTCAACATCGTCGCATGA
- the lptE gene encoding LPS assembly lipoprotein LptE, whose protein sequence is MKRLARLGFLLPIGLTLAGCGLQPMYAGGSHGSVARTLSGIEVGQIAGQQGWLMRNALVDRLGASGHGASRYRLDVLLDDQITGFGIRSNNTVTRERRTLRARFKLIDASNQTVLLDNTAQSDAGIDVVTSEYAVIAAEQTALERLSGEVAEQIVAQVALYARRHPPAE, encoded by the coding sequence ATGAAACGGCTCGCGCGCCTTGGTTTCCTGCTGCCGATCGGCCTGACCTTGGCCGGGTGCGGGCTACAGCCGATGTATGCCGGCGGCAGCCATGGGTCGGTCGCGCGCACACTCAGCGGGATCGAGGTCGGGCAGATTGCGGGTCAGCAGGGCTGGCTGATGCGTAACGCGCTGGTCGATCGGCTCGGCGCCAGCGGCCATGGTGCCTCGCGTTACCGGCTGGACGTGCTGCTCGATGATCAGATCACCGGCTTCGGCATCCGTAGCAACAATACGGTGACGCGCGAGCGGCGCACGTTGCGCGCGCGCTTCAAACTGATCGACGCATCGAACCAGACGGTGCTGCTGGATAACACGGCGCAGTCGGATGCCGGGATCGATGTCGTGACATCCGAATATGCGGTGATCGCGGCTGAACAGACCGCGCTCGAACGCCTGTCGGGCGAAGTCGCCGAGCAGATCGTGGCTCAGGTCGCGCTCTATGCCCGGCGCCATCCGCCCGCGGAATGA
- the holA gene encoding DNA polymerase III subunit delta, translating into MKPEEARFRHALDSADPSIRFYLMYGPDEAGSRALADRLGAAVGPDAERIDLTSSALKSDPARLADEAAAISLFGGKNWIRLDPATDDAVEAVQALLEAPAAGNPVAAIAGALRKDSKLVKLVQSSPAALAHLSYVPEGRNAATLVSEIGRELGLQIRNDVAGRIAAACNGDRALISRELEKMALYVDAAPDRPKPLEHEALEAVGAAMEEGDLSKLANAVFSGQPQHADDELARLASEGIEDIPVIRALARRALQLAQLRGQMAEGESIDRVMETAGRAIFWKEKPIIQGQLTRWTPDGLATALTRLAEAERQVKSPGYPGSALVEEEIMAITRFAARRR; encoded by the coding sequence ATGAAGCCGGAAGAAGCCCGGTTCCGCCACGCGCTCGACAGCGCCGATCCGAGCATCCGTTTCTATCTGATGTACGGCCCGGACGAGGCCGGATCGCGTGCGCTTGCTGACCGGCTGGGCGCTGCCGTGGGGCCGGACGCGGAGCGGATCGACCTCACGTCGTCGGCGCTCAAGAGCGATCCGGCACGACTGGCGGATGAGGCGGCGGCGATCAGCCTGTTCGGCGGCAAGAACTGGATCCGGCTCGATCCCGCGACCGATGATGCGGTCGAGGCAGTTCAGGCGCTGCTGGAAGCGCCTGCCGCCGGCAATCCGGTAGCGGCGATCGCAGGCGCATTGCGCAAGGATTCCAAGCTGGTGAAGCTTGTCCAGAGCAGTCCGGCAGCGTTGGCGCATTTGAGCTACGTCCCGGAGGGGCGCAACGCGGCGACACTGGTCAGCGAGATAGGGCGCGAACTGGGCCTGCAGATCCGCAACGACGTCGCCGGACGTATCGCCGCCGCCTGTAACGGCGATCGTGCATTGATCAGCCGCGAGCTGGAAAAGATGGCACTTTATGTCGATGCCGCGCCGGATCGGCCCAAGCCGCTGGAGCATGAGGCGCTGGAAGCGGTCGGCGCGGCGATGGAGGAAGGCGATCTGTCCAAGCTCGCCAACGCCGTATTCTCGGGCCAGCCGCAGCATGCCGACGACGAACTCGCGCGTCTTGCCAGCGAAGGGATCGAGGATATCCCGGTCATCCGCGCGCTTGCCCGCCGCGCCCTGCAGCTGGCGCAGCTGCGCGGCCAGATGGCCGAAGGTGAAAGTATCGATCGGGTGATGGAAACCGCTGGCCGGGCGATCTTCTGGAAGGAAAAGCCGATCATTCAGGGGCAGCTCACCCGGTGGACGCCGGATGGGCTCGCTACCGCGTTGACTCGGCTCGCCGAAGCGGAACGCCAGGTAAAATCTCCCGGCTACCCAGGCAGTGCGCTGGTCGAGGAGGAGATAAT